The Candidatus Hydrogenedentota bacterium DNA segment AGGGGTTGACCTTCCATGGGCGCTATGCGTGTAACAACGCAATTACTGATGGACCGCTCGCTGCGCAACATCAATTCGCAGCTGAGCCAGATTCTCAAGATGCAGGAACAATTGGCGACCGGACTCCGGGTAAACCGTCCCGCCGATGACCCCATCGACGCGCGCCGCGCCGTCAATATCCGGTCTCTCATCCAGAAGAATGAACAATACTTGGCCAACATCAGCATCGTAGCATCCCCCGTGGAGGAAACAAATACCTCGATCGAGTCCGTGCTCGGTTACTTCAACCGGGCATGGGAACTGACCATCCAGGGCGCCAACGGAACCAATTCGCAAACCCAGCTCGACAACATCGCCCTCGAAATCAACCAGATTCTCGAGGGAATATTCAATACCGTCAACCACGAAACAAACGGACGCTACATCTTCGGCGGAACGCGTACAAGCACTCCTCCCTACGAAGCGACACGAGACGCCAACGGCGAGATCACCGCGGTCGCCTTCGTGGGAAACACGGAAGCCGTACGCGTGGCCGTGTCGGACGTGCTCGACCTCCAATACAACGAAACGGGCCCCAAGGTCTTCTCGGAAAACCAGGACATTTTTCAGACCCTCATTGATGTGCGCGACAACCTCCGCGCCGGCGATCAGACTGCCCTGCAATCGTTGCGGCTGCCCGAGATGGAGACGGTCCAGGAACAGTTGGTCTCATCCCTTGCCC contains these protein-coding regions:
- the flgL gene encoding flagellar hook-associated protein FlgL — protein: MGAMRVTTQLLMDRSLRNINSQLSQILKMQEQLATGLRVNRPADDPIDARRAVNIRSLIQKNEQYLANISIVASPVEETNTSIESVLGYFNRAWELTIQGANGTNSQTQLDNIALEINQILEGIFNTVNHETNGRYIFGGTRTSTPPYEATRDANGEITAVAFVGNTEAVRVAVSDVLDLQYNETGPKVFSENQDIFQTLIDVRDNLRAGDQTALQSLRLPEMETVQEQLVSSLARMGSIQNRLERSADEFEDFNLQLQTQLSNTIDADFAEVVMQLNAHSNAYRAALYAASQAIQPSLMDFVE